The Streptomyces sp. NBC_01775 genome includes a region encoding these proteins:
- a CDS encoding zinc-binding dehydrogenase has protein sequence MRMGRFGGPGVLEAVELPEPVAGPGEVVIGVSYADVIFMETQVRRGEGFFTPPLPHVPGGAVGGRVVAAGAGVEEAWVGRTVVARTLAPEGVAAGGGYAERARADVAELSALPYALGLREATALAHDGPTAVRIFDNAVSDGSLRPGARVLVLAAAGGLGALLVQLAKAAGAQVIAAARGEHKLALAARKLGADEVVDYSLPDWTDRVLQATGGRGVDVVFDGAGGKRGREALETTARGARFSAHGAPGGGFAEIGPGLAAERGVTLVGIEQVQLTPDEYKPLLDRALFEAAAGRLRPVIGQTFPLTAAPEAHEAVESRAVLGKTLLTVE, from the coding sequence ATGCGGATGGGGCGGTTCGGCGGACCCGGCGTACTGGAGGCCGTCGAGCTGCCCGAGCCGGTGGCGGGCCCCGGCGAGGTCGTCATCGGAGTGTCGTACGCCGACGTGATCTTCATGGAGACGCAGGTCCGGCGCGGTGAGGGCTTCTTCACCCCGCCGCTGCCCCACGTCCCCGGCGGCGCCGTCGGCGGGCGGGTCGTGGCGGCCGGTGCGGGCGTCGAGGAGGCGTGGGTGGGCCGCACCGTCGTCGCCAGGACCCTCGCGCCCGAGGGCGTGGCAGCGGGCGGCGGCTACGCGGAACGCGCGCGGGCCGATGTCGCGGAGCTCAGTGCCCTCCCGTACGCGCTCGGACTGCGCGAGGCCACCGCGCTGGCACACGACGGGCCCACCGCCGTACGGATCTTCGACAATGCCGTCAGCGACGGGAGCCTGCGGCCCGGCGCCCGGGTGCTGGTGCTCGCGGCGGCCGGGGGCCTGGGGGCGTTGCTGGTGCAGCTGGCGAAGGCCGCCGGCGCGCAGGTGATCGCGGCGGCGCGCGGCGAGCACAAACTGGCCCTCGCCGCACGGAAGCTGGGCGCCGACGAGGTCGTCGACTACTCCTTGCCGGACTGGACCGACCGCGTGCTCCAGGCCACCGGCGGACGTGGCGTCGACGTCGTCTTCGACGGCGCGGGCGGCAAGCGGGGGCGTGAGGCGCTGGAGACCACCGCGCGGGGGGCCCGCTTCTCCGCGCACGGCGCGCCGGGCGGGGGTTTCGCCGAGATCGGCCCCGGACTCGCGGCCGAGCGGGGCGTCACGCTCGTCGGTATCGAACAGGTCCAGCTCACCCCGGACGAGTACAAACCCCTGCTGGACCGCGCTCTGTTCGAGGCCGCCGCGGGCCGCCTGCGCCCCGTCATCGGCCAGACCTTCCCCCTGACGGCGGCGCCCGAGGCCCACGAGGCCGTGGAGTCCCGCGCCGTACTGGGCAAGACGCTGCTGACGGTGGAGTGA
- a CDS encoding AMP-dependent synthetase/ligase: MSVESAMPPAPTLVEPHKRVVDGRVREVSVPPLASAVTSGSLGDIPFTNAVEAPDEPVLSRKGRDGTWWDMPARDFAAEVQAMAKGLVALGLRPGDRVAIMARTTYEWTLTDFAAWAAGLITVPVYPTSAASQARHILQDAGVRACFVEDVEQSRLISAERGNLPDLEHLWQFSSGAVGHVVDAGREIPDALVDERRAQVRPESIATLIYTSGTTGPPKGCVLSHGNFFAEVDNAIELLHPVFRAVSKDPPSTLLFLPLSHVFGRMVAIGCLRARVRLGHAPSIRTEDLLADLAGFGPTFLLGIPYVLEKVYNTGRATAEKMGRASSFDRGARIAQRYGEAVEAQEHGFGPGPGLGLRAARGLYDALIYRRIRAALGGRCRRVICGGSPLGHRLAAFYEGAGVTVYEGYGLTETTAAATATPPLKPRLGTVGWPMPGTAVRIADDGEVLIKGGHVFGGYWDARTATAVPHLDAEGWMPTGDLGALDSEGYLSITGRKKEVIITSGGKNLAPAPLEDWLRSHPLVSQCLVIGDNRPYVAALLTLEPDGLAHWRQMHKKQGLSDTEVLTDEDLLRNLQQAVDEANSQVSRAESIRRFAVLPGDFTEERGHLTPSMKLRRGAIVRDFAQEIDKLYAR; the protein is encoded by the coding sequence ATGTCTGTGGAGTCCGCAATGCCCCCGGCGCCGACGCTCGTGGAGCCCCACAAGCGTGTGGTGGACGGGCGTGTGCGCGAGGTTTCCGTGCCGCCGCTGGCGTCGGCGGTGACCAGCGGATCGCTCGGGGACATCCCGTTCACCAACGCCGTGGAGGCACCGGACGAGCCGGTGCTCAGCCGCAAGGGGCGGGACGGGACGTGGTGGGACATGCCGGCCCGGGACTTCGCGGCCGAGGTCCAGGCGATGGCCAAGGGCCTCGTCGCGCTGGGTCTGCGCCCGGGAGACCGGGTGGCCATCATGGCGCGTACGACCTACGAGTGGACGCTCACCGACTTCGCCGCCTGGGCGGCGGGCCTGATCACCGTGCCGGTCTACCCGACCTCCGCCGCTTCGCAGGCCCGGCACATCCTCCAGGACGCGGGCGTGCGCGCCTGCTTCGTGGAGGACGTCGAGCAGTCCCGGCTGATCAGCGCCGAGCGCGGCAACCTGCCCGATCTGGAGCACCTGTGGCAGTTCAGCTCGGGCGCTGTGGGGCATGTCGTGGACGCGGGGCGGGAGATACCGGACGCGCTGGTCGACGAGCGCCGGGCACAGGTGCGGCCGGAGAGCATCGCCACCCTCATCTACACCTCGGGCACCACGGGCCCGCCCAAGGGGTGCGTGCTCAGCCACGGCAACTTCTTCGCCGAGGTCGACAACGCGATCGAGCTGCTGCACCCGGTCTTCCGGGCGGTCAGCAAGGATCCGCCCTCCACGCTGCTGTTCCTGCCGCTGTCGCACGTCTTCGGCCGGATGGTCGCGATCGGCTGTCTGCGCGCGCGGGTGCGGCTGGGGCACGCGCCGAGCATCCGGACCGAGGACCTGCTGGCCGACCTGGCGGGCTTCGGGCCGACCTTTCTGCTGGGCATCCCGTACGTGCTGGAGAAGGTCTACAACACCGGGCGGGCCACGGCGGAGAAGATGGGGCGCGCGTCCTCCTTCGACCGGGGCGCGCGGATCGCGCAGCGCTACGGCGAGGCCGTCGAGGCGCAGGAACACGGGTTCGGACCGGGCCCCGGCCTGGGGCTGCGGGCCGCGCGCGGGCTCTACGACGCGCTGATCTACCGGCGGATACGGGCGGCGCTGGGCGGCCGGTGCCGCCGTGTCATCTGCGGCGGCTCCCCGCTGGGGCACCGGCTGGCCGCCTTCTACGAGGGCGCGGGCGTCACCGTCTACGAGGGCTACGGGCTCACCGAGACGACGGCGGCGGCCACCGCGACGCCACCGCTCAAGCCCCGGCTGGGCACGGTGGGCTGGCCGATGCCGGGGACGGCCGTACGCATCGCGGACGACGGGGAAGTACTCATCAAGGGCGGGCACGTCTTCGGCGGCTACTGGGACGCCAGGACCGCGACGGCCGTACCGCATCTCGACGCCGAGGGGTGGATGCCCACCGGCGACCTGGGGGCGCTGGATTCCGAGGGCTACCTGAGCATCACCGGCCGCAAGAAGGAAGTGATCATCACCTCCGGCGGCAAGAATCTGGCGCCCGCCCCGCTGGAGGACTGGCTGCGCTCCCATCCGCTGGTCAGCCAGTGTCTGGTGATCGGCGACAACCGGCCGTACGTGGCCGCGCTGTTGACCCTGGAGCCCGACGGGCTCGCGCACTGGCGGCAGATGCACAAGAAGCAGGGGCTCAGCGACACCGAGGTGCTCACCGACGAGGATCTGCTGCGCAACCTCCAGCAGGCCGTGGACGAGGCGAACTCGCAGGTCTCGCGGGCCGAGTCGATCCGCCGCTTCGCCGTGCTGCCGGGCGACTTCACCGAGGAGCGCGGCCACCTGACCCCGTCGATGAAGCTGCGCCGGGGCGCGATCGTGCGGGACTTCGCGCAGGAGATCGACAAGCTGTACGCGCGCTGA
- a CDS encoding TetR/AcrR family transcriptional regulator has translation MPREVRERQMLDAAVAAFARNGYQAASMDDIAEAAGVSKPLVYLYLKSKEELFMACVRREVGALVAAVREGTRERGAAADQQLWNGLTAFFAHTAARPDGVAVLHRARTQGEPFVREIAAMRAELAALVTSLLGQAARDAGCDSALAEREVSGLAQALVGAAESLAEWANILAKETPSSAPSAQETAATLMNLCWSGLQNRMKGERWLPTLGVH, from the coding sequence ATGCCGCGTGAGGTCCGAGAACGGCAGATGCTGGACGCCGCGGTGGCGGCGTTCGCGCGGAACGGGTATCAGGCCGCTTCGATGGACGACATAGCCGAGGCGGCCGGGGTCTCCAAGCCGCTCGTGTACCTCTACCTGAAGTCCAAGGAAGAGCTGTTCATGGCCTGCGTCCGCCGCGAGGTCGGCGCGCTCGTCGCCGCCGTACGGGAGGGGACGCGCGAGCGCGGGGCCGCCGCCGACCAGCAGCTGTGGAACGGGCTCACGGCCTTCTTCGCGCACACCGCGGCGCGCCCGGACGGGGTCGCCGTGCTCCACCGCGCCCGCACCCAGGGCGAGCCCTTCGTCCGCGAGATAGCCGCCATGCGCGCCGAGCTCGCCGCGCTCGTGACCTCGCTGCTGGGCCAGGCGGCGCGGGACGCCGGGTGCGACAGCGCGCTGGCCGAGCGCGAGGTCTCCGGTCTCGCCCAGGCTCTGGTGGGTGCGGCCGAGTCGCTGGCGGAGTGGGCCAACATCCTTGCGAAGGAGACCCCTTCGAGCGCCCCTTCGGCCCAGGAGACGGCGGCGACGCTGATGAATCTCTGCTGGTCGGGGCTGCAAAACCGCATGAAGGGCGAGCGCTGGCTGCCCACTTTGGGCGTCCACTGA
- a CDS encoding dicarboxylate/amino acid:cation symporter: MPSSSSSDTAVPATRSRIPKVPFWAQILLGLVLGVLLGWVARNWDVAWLGTTLTKVGEIFVQLLKLAVAPLVFFAITISITNLRNVHNAARLATRTLLWFMATSLIAVALGLVIGLLTNPGSGTGLSAKDAAKPETSGSWLDFLTGIIPTDIITPFTELQVLQIVFMAVVVGIAALKLGDKAEPILKLGESVLALLQKALWWIIRLAPIGTIGLIGTAIKDYGWNLIGSYATFTADIYIGCAIVLFGVYPLLLATVAKVNPLQFFRGAWPAIQLAFVSRSSVGTMPLTQKVTERLGVPKEYASFAVPFGSTTKMDGCASIYPAIAAIFVGEFFHVDMGVKEYLLIVFVSVIGSAATAGLTGATVMLTLTLSTLGLPLEGVGLLLAIDPILDMMRTATNVAGQVVIPVLVSAKEKILDREAFANARSFSLDEADAAAQEPSATRTPATVS; the protein is encoded by the coding sequence GTGCCTTCGTCGTCATCGTCCGATACCGCCGTGCCCGCGACCCGCTCGCGGATACCCAAAGTCCCCTTCTGGGCGCAGATCCTGCTCGGCCTCGTCCTCGGTGTGCTCCTCGGCTGGGTGGCCCGCAACTGGGACGTGGCCTGGCTGGGAACCACGCTCACCAAGGTCGGTGAGATCTTCGTCCAGCTGCTGAAGCTGGCCGTCGCCCCGCTGGTCTTCTTCGCGATCACCATCTCGATCACCAACCTGCGCAACGTCCACAACGCCGCGCGCCTGGCCACCAGGACGCTGCTGTGGTTCATGGCGACCTCGCTGATCGCCGTCGCGCTCGGCCTGGTCATCGGGCTGCTCACCAACCCCGGCTCCGGCACCGGGCTGTCGGCCAAGGACGCCGCCAAGCCGGAGACAAGCGGCTCGTGGCTGGACTTCCTCACCGGGATCATCCCGACGGACATCATCACGCCCTTCACCGAACTCCAGGTCCTCCAGATCGTCTTCATGGCGGTCGTCGTCGGCATCGCCGCGCTCAAGCTCGGCGACAAGGCCGAGCCGATCCTCAAGCTCGGCGAGTCCGTCCTGGCGCTCCTCCAGAAGGCGCTGTGGTGGATCATCCGGCTGGCCCCGATCGGCACCATCGGTCTGATCGGCACCGCCATCAAGGACTACGGCTGGAACCTGATCGGCAGCTACGCGACCTTCACCGCCGACATCTACATCGGCTGCGCGATCGTCCTCTTCGGCGTCTACCCGCTGCTGCTCGCCACCGTCGCCAAGGTCAACCCGCTCCAGTTCTTCAGGGGAGCCTGGCCCGCGATCCAGCTGGCCTTCGTCTCCCGCTCCTCGGTGGGCACCATGCCGCTGACCCAGAAGGTCACCGAGCGCCTGGGCGTGCCGAAGGAGTACGCGTCCTTCGCCGTGCCGTTCGGCTCGACGACGAAGATGGACGGCTGCGCCTCGATCTACCCGGCCATAGCGGCGATCTTCGTCGGCGAGTTCTTCCACGTGGACATGGGCGTCAAGGAGTACCTGCTGATCGTCTTCGTGTCGGTCATCGGCTCCGCCGCCACCGCCGGACTGACCGGCGCGACGGTGATGCTGACGCTCACCCTCTCCACGCTGGGCCTGCCCCTGGAGGGCGTCGGGCTGCTGCTGGCGATCGACCCGATCCTCGACATGATGCGCACCGCGACGAATGTGGCGGGCCAGGTCGTCATACCCGTACTCGTCTCGGCCAAGGAGAAGATCCTGGACCGGGAGGCGTTCGCCAACGCCCGCAGCTTCAGCCTCGATGAGGCCGACGCCGCCGCCCAGGAGCCCTCCGCCACCCGCACTCCGGCGACCGTCAGCTGA
- a CDS encoding DUF4229 domain-containing protein — MSTSTSHATLRYTTMRIGIFVGCLVLAGVLAHFGLIPAGIGDSNPVWVVLVALIVSAPLSYVLLRKQREAMSEQIVDGVGKAKERLAANQSQEDGVQSQSNPRTGSA, encoded by the coding sequence GTGAGCACCTCCACGTCGCACGCGACGCTTCGCTACACCACCATGCGGATTGGCATTTTCGTCGGCTGCCTCGTCCTCGCCGGGGTGCTGGCGCACTTCGGGCTCATTCCCGCCGGTATCGGCGACTCCAACCCGGTCTGGGTGGTGCTGGTGGCGCTGATCGTTTCGGCCCCGCTCAGCTATGTGCTGCTGCGCAAGCAGCGCGAAGCGATGTCGGAGCAGATCGTCGACGGCGTGGGCAAGGCCAAGGAGCGGCTGGCGGCCAACCAGAGCCAGGAGGACGGCGTGCAGTCGCAGAGCAATCCCCGCACCGGCTCCGCGTGA
- the mqnE gene encoding aminofutalosine synthase MqnE → MDAGLRERLVQIEAKVRSGERLSRQDGIDLYDCDDLAWLGGLAHEVRTRKNGDVTHFNINRHLNMTNVCTAACAYCSFQRKPGEKDAYTMRIEEAVRLAKEMEADNLTELHIVNGLHPNLPWRYYPRSLRELKAALPESVSLKAFTATEIHHFEKISGMSASDILDELIDAGLESLTGGGAEIFDWDVRQHIVDHDTHWEDWSRIHRLAHQKGLKTPCTMLYGHIEEPRHRVDHVLRLRELQDETGGFQVFIPLRYQHDFTDMKDGKVRNTLQARTQMATGAEALKTFAVSRLLFDNVPHVKVFWVMHGVNTAQLALQHGADDMDGSVVEYKITHDADDFGTPDKLTRDDLLDLIRDAGFRPVERNTRYEILNEYPGPDPERREAPQPMRV, encoded by the coding sequence ATGGACGCGGGATTGCGGGAGCGGCTCGTCCAGATCGAGGCGAAGGTCCGCTCCGGTGAGCGGCTGAGCCGGCAGGACGGCATCGACCTCTACGACTGCGACGACCTCGCCTGGCTCGGCGGCCTCGCGCACGAGGTGCGGACGCGCAAGAACGGCGACGTCACGCACTTCAACATCAACCGCCATCTGAACATGACGAACGTGTGCACCGCCGCGTGCGCCTACTGCTCGTTCCAGCGCAAGCCGGGCGAGAAGGACGCGTACACCATGCGCATCGAGGAGGCGGTCCGGCTCGCGAAGGAGATGGAGGCGGACAACCTCACCGAGCTGCACATCGTCAACGGGCTCCACCCCAACCTGCCCTGGCGCTACTACCCGCGCTCGCTGCGCGAGCTGAAGGCGGCGCTGCCGGAGTCGGTCTCCCTCAAGGCGTTCACCGCGACCGAGATCCACCACTTCGAGAAGATCTCCGGGATGAGCGCGAGCGACATCCTGGACGAGCTGATCGACGCGGGCCTGGAGTCGCTGACCGGCGGCGGCGCGGAGATCTTCGACTGGGATGTCCGTCAGCACATCGTCGACCACGACACCCACTGGGAGGACTGGTCGCGCATCCACCGCCTCGCGCACCAAAAGGGGCTCAAGACCCCCTGCACGATGCTGTACGGGCACATCGAGGAGCCCCGGCACCGGGTGGACCACGTGCTGCGGCTGCGGGAGCTCCAGGACGAGACCGGCGGCTTCCAGGTCTTCATCCCGCTGCGCTATCAGCACGACTTCACCGACATGAAGGACGGCAAGGTCCGCAACACCCTCCAGGCACGCACCCAGATGGCGACCGGTGCCGAGGCGCTGAAGACCTTCGCGGTCTCCCGGCTGCTGTTCGACAACGTGCCGCACGTCAAGGTGTTCTGGGTGATGCACGGGGTGAACACCGCGCAGCTCGCGCTCCAGCACGGCGCCGACGACATGGACGGCTCGGTCGTCGAGTACAAGATCACGCATGACGCGGACGACTTCGGCACCCCCGACAAGCTCACCCGCGACGACCTGCTCGACCTGATCCGCGACGCGGGCTTCCGGCCCGTCGAGCGCAACACCCGCTACGAGATCCTCAACGAGTACCCGGGCCCGGACCCCGAGCGGCGCGAGGCGCCGCAGCCGATGCGGGTGTAG
- a CDS encoding Lrp/AsnC family transcriptional regulator, with protein MDAVDRQLIQALRENGRASYAELGRLVGLSGPSVTDRINRLEAAGVITGYRATVDAPSLGLGVTALIGIQLSDATDHEDVATRLRDLHEVEDCWFIAGDDSYMLKVRAGDVDDLERTIRRLSGTKGVSRTRTTIVLSTKWENRVGELPGEEPL; from the coding sequence ATGGACGCGGTGGACAGGCAGCTCATCCAGGCCCTGCGCGAGAACGGGAGAGCCTCCTACGCCGAACTCGGCCGGCTCGTCGGACTCTCGGGCCCCAGCGTCACCGACCGCATCAACCGGCTGGAGGCGGCCGGGGTGATCACCGGATACCGCGCCACCGTCGATGCCCCCTCCCTCGGCCTCGGGGTGACCGCGCTGATCGGTATCCAGCTCTCGGACGCCACCGACCACGAGGACGTGGCCACCAGGCTGCGTGACCTCCACGAGGTCGAGGACTGCTGGTTCATCGCCGGCGACGACTCCTACATGCTCAAGGTGCGGGCCGGTGACGTGGACGACCTGGAGCGCACCATCAGACGCCTCTCGGGCACCAAGGGCGTCTCTCGTACCCGCACCACGATCGTGCTGTCCACCAAGTGGGAGAACAGGGTCGGGGAGCTCCCCGGCGAGGAGCCGCTTTGA
- a CDS encoding UbiX family flavin prenyltransferase — MGRQPWVVGVSGASGTPYAAAVIRGLLEAGEDIDLVVSRASRLTILDENGHPFRDAHAESDLRRWLARGADGRPDAFDVDPARVRHWPPGDLAAGPSSGSYQVKGMLVVPASTACVAGVALGLSKDLLQRAASVTLKERRPLVMALRETPLNGQTLRHLVTLDEAGAVVLPASPAFYAGARHIQDLVDFVAGRALDAVGVPHKLYRRWEGELGRGSSGPMP, encoded by the coding sequence ATCGGACGTCAGCCATGGGTCGTGGGGGTTTCCGGGGCGTCGGGGACGCCCTACGCGGCGGCGGTCATCCGGGGGCTCCTGGAGGCGGGGGAGGACATCGACCTCGTCGTCAGCCGGGCCTCCCGGCTGACGATCCTGGACGAGAACGGCCACCCTTTCCGCGACGCCCACGCCGAGAGCGACCTGCGCCGGTGGCTGGCGCGCGGTGCCGACGGGCGGCCCGACGCGTTCGACGTCGACCCCGCGCGGGTGCGCCACTGGCCGCCGGGGGACCTGGCGGCCGGGCCGTCGTCCGGGTCGTACCAGGTCAAGGGGATGCTGGTCGTTCCGGCGAGCACGGCGTGCGTGGCCGGGGTGGCGCTGGGGCTGTCGAAGGACCTGTTGCAGCGCGCGGCAAGCGTGACGCTCAAGGAACGGCGCCCGCTGGTGATGGCCCTGCGCGAGACCCCGCTGAACGGCCAGACGCTGCGCCACCTCGTCACCCTGGACGAGGCGGGCGCCGTGGTGCTGCCGGCCTCGCCCGCCTTCTACGCGGGCGCCCGGCACATCCAGGACCTCGTGGACTTCGTGGCGGGCCGCGCGCTGGACGCCGTGGGGGTGCCGCACAAGCTCTACCGCCGCTGGGAAGGGGAGCTTGGTCGGGGGAGTTCGGGCCCCATGCCTTAG
- a CDS encoding rhomboid family intramembrane serine protease → MAIGSGAKAMAAGKLIVGWVALLWVLEVVDQASGNALDTFGVEPRRMGELVDVVPSAFMHFGFGHLTANTLPLLVLGFLAALRGTGRFLATSLIIIVTSGLGVWLTAPESSNTAGASGLIFGLFGYLLARGFVDRRITDLAVGSVVAVVYGSTFFWGVLPSNSGVSWQGHLFGLVGGILAARLTAEARAVGEDKPAWH, encoded by the coding sequence ATGGCGATCGGCTCGGGCGCCAAGGCCATGGCGGCGGGGAAGCTGATAGTGGGCTGGGTGGCACTGCTGTGGGTGCTGGAGGTGGTGGACCAGGCCTCGGGGAACGCGCTGGACACCTTCGGCGTCGAGCCGCGCCGTATGGGCGAGCTGGTGGATGTGGTCCCCAGCGCCTTCATGCACTTCGGATTCGGGCACCTCACGGCGAACACGCTGCCGCTGCTGGTCCTCGGCTTCCTGGCGGCCCTGCGCGGCACGGGACGCTTTCTGGCGACGTCGCTGATCATCATCGTGACCAGCGGCCTGGGAGTATGGCTCACCGCCCCCGAGAGCAGTAACACCGCGGGCGCCTCGGGCCTGATCTTCGGCCTCTTCGGCTATCTGCTCGCGCGCGGCTTCGTGGACCGCCGGATAACCGATCTCGCCGTCGGCTCGGTCGTGGCCGTCGTCTACGGCTCGACGTTCTTCTGGGGCGTGCTGCCCAGCAACTCCGGCGTCTCCTGGCAGGGCCATCTGTTCGGCCTGGTCGGCGGCATCCTGGCGGCCCGCCTGACGGCCGAGGCCCGCGCCGTCGGCGAGGACAAGCCCGCCTGGCACTGA
- the mqnP gene encoding menaquinone biosynthesis prenyltransferase MqnP, whose amino-acid sequence MSSTAEGVVGPGPGPGADAGRVRAFLRLVVIEHSVFALPFAYTAALTAMFRDSRSVHWWELFLVTVAMVGMRTFAMAANRIIDREIDARNPRTAGRELVTGAVSVRTAWTGAAVAVVIFLGACALLNPLCLALAPVAVIPMVVYPYGKRFTNLPHAILGLAQAIGPVGAWLAVTGSWSWEAAVLGLAVGIWIGGFDLIYACQDVAADRAHGVKSVPARFGTAAAIHATRAAHGVTVALLVAFGLLTEAGVFYWLGLLIVTAAFGYEHTIVRPHDLSRLNRAFFQVNSFIGIAFFLCALLDLFARGLVG is encoded by the coding sequence GTGAGCAGCACGGCGGAAGGAGTCGTCGGACCGGGGCCGGGACCGGGGGCCGATGCCGGACGGGTGCGGGCGTTCTTGCGGCTCGTGGTCATCGAGCACTCGGTCTTCGCGCTGCCGTTCGCCTACACGGCGGCGCTCACCGCGATGTTCCGCGACAGCCGCAGCGTCCACTGGTGGGAGCTGTTCCTGGTGACCGTCGCCATGGTCGGCATGCGGACCTTCGCGATGGCCGCGAACCGGATCATCGACCGCGAGATCGACGCCCGTAACCCGCGCACCGCGGGCCGGGAGCTGGTGACCGGCGCGGTGTCCGTGCGGACGGCCTGGACCGGTGCCGCCGTCGCCGTGGTGATCTTCCTGGGCGCCTGTGCGCTGCTCAACCCGCTGTGCCTGGCGCTCGCGCCGGTCGCCGTGATCCCGATGGTGGTCTATCCCTACGGGAAGCGCTTCACCAATCTCCCGCACGCCATCCTGGGTCTGGCCCAGGCCATCGGGCCCGTCGGCGCCTGGCTCGCGGTCACCGGCAGCTGGTCGTGGGAGGCCGCGGTGCTCGGGCTGGCCGTGGGCATCTGGATCGGCGGCTTCGACCTGATCTACGCCTGCCAGGACGTGGCGGCCGACCGGGCCCACGGCGTGAAGTCGGTGCCCGCCCGCTTCGGCACGGCGGCGGCCATCCACGCCACCCGGGCAGCGCACGGGGTCACCGTGGCGCTGCTGGTGGCCTTCGGGCTGCTGACGGAAGCGGGGGTCTTCTACTGGCTGGGGCTGCTGATCGTCACTGCCGCCTTCGGCTACGAACACACCATCGTGCGCCCGCACGACCTTTCCCGGCTGAACCGGGCCTTCTTCCAGGTCAACAGCTTCATCGGCATCGCGTTCTTCCTCTGCGCGCTGCTCGATCTGTTCGCACGCGGCCTCGTTGGCTAG
- a CDS encoding menaquinone biosynthesis decarboxylase: MAYDDLRSFLRALERDRDLKRVRAEVDPHLEVGEIVDRVNKAGGPALLFENVKGSSMPLAMNVFGTDRRLLKALGLASYDEITDKIGGLLKPELPQGFVGFREAFGKLGAMAHVPPRKVKDAPVQEVVYQGDGPDGVDLDKLPALFTWPEDGGSFFNLGLTHTKDPESGVRNLGLYRLQRHDRRTIGMHWQIHKDSRNHYQVAARRGEKLPVAIAFGAPPAVTYASTAPLPGDIDEYLLAGFLQGKRVEMVDCKTVPLQVPAAAEVVLEGWLEPGEMLPEGPFGDHTGFYTPQEPFPALRIDCVTTRKRPLLQSIVVGRPPTEDGPLGRATERFFLPLLKIVVPDIVDYHLPESGGFHNCAIVAIDKRYPKHAQKVMHAIWGAHMMSLTKLIVIVDKDCDVRNMHEVSWRALGNVDYARDLTVVEGPVDHLDHASYQQFWGGKAGIDATRKLPEEGYTRDGGWPHMVESDPGVADLVSRRWTEYGL, translated from the coding sequence ATGGCATACGACGATCTCCGCTCGTTCCTGCGGGCGCTGGAGCGAGACCGTGACCTCAAGCGCGTCAGGGCCGAGGTGGACCCGCACCTGGAAGTCGGGGAGATCGTCGACCGGGTCAACAAGGCCGGCGGGCCCGCGCTGCTCTTCGAGAACGTCAAGGGCTCCTCGATGCCGCTGGCGATGAACGTCTTCGGCACCGACCGCCGCCTCCTCAAGGCGCTGGGGCTGGCCTCGTACGACGAGATCACCGACAAGATCGGCGGGCTGCTCAAGCCGGAGCTGCCGCAGGGCTTCGTCGGATTCCGCGAGGCGTTCGGGAAGCTCGGCGCGATGGCGCACGTGCCGCCCAGGAAGGTCAAGGACGCGCCCGTCCAGGAAGTCGTGTACCAGGGCGACGGCCCCGACGGCGTGGATCTCGACAAGCTGCCCGCGCTGTTCACCTGGCCCGAGGACGGCGGCTCCTTCTTCAACCTCGGCCTCACCCACACCAAGGACCCCGAGAGCGGCGTGCGCAACCTGGGCCTCTACCGGCTCCAGCGCCACGACCGGCGCACCATCGGGATGCACTGGCAGATCCACAAGGACAGCCGCAACCACTACCAGGTCGCGGCGCGGCGCGGCGAGAAGCTGCCCGTCGCCATCGCGTTCGGCGCACCGCCCGCCGTCACCTACGCCTCCACGGCCCCGCTGCCCGGCGACATCGACGAGTACCTGCTCGCGGGCTTTCTCCAGGGCAAGCGCGTCGAGATGGTCGACTGCAAGACCGTGCCGCTCCAGGTGCCCGCCGCCGCCGAGGTGGTGCTGGAGGGCTGGCTGGAGCCCGGCGAGATGCTGCCGGAGGGCCCGTTCGGCGACCACACCGGGTTCTACACCCCGCAAGAGCCCTTCCCCGCGCTGCGCATCGACTGTGTGACGACGCGGAAGCGCCCGCTGCTCCAGTCCATCGTCGTCGGCCGGCCGCCCACCGAGGACGGGCCGCTGGGGCGGGCCACGGAGCGCTTCTTCCTGCCGCTGCTCAAGATCGTCGTCCCGGACATCGTGGACTACCACCTGCCCGAGTCCGGCGGCTTCCACAACTGCGCGATCGTCGCCATCGACAAGCGTTACCCCAAGCATGCGCAGAAGGTGATGCACGCCATCTGGGGTGCGCACATGATGTCGTTGACCAAGCTGATCGTGATCGTGGACAAGGACTGCGACGTGCGGAACATGCATGAGGTGTCCTGGCGGGCACTCGGCAACGTCGACTACGCCCGGGACCTCACCGTGGTCGAGGGTCCCGTCGACCACCTCGACCACGCCTCCTACCAGCAGTTCTGGGGTGGCAAGGCGGGCATCGACGCGACCCGCAAGCTGCCCGAGGAGGGCTACACCCGCGACGGGGGCTGGCCGCACATGGTCGAGTCCGACCCCGGGGTCGCCGATCTGGTGAGCCGCCGGTGGACGGAGTACGGCCTGTGA